Within Topomyia yanbarensis strain Yona2022 chromosome 2, ASM3024719v1, whole genome shotgun sequence, the genomic segment AAACAAAACAACCATGTGAAGTAAACGGCGCAAAGCAAAGGACTTGAAAACcatatcaaaacaaaaattttgatttggCTTTTAAGTCCTTTGCTTTGCGCCGTTTACTTCAACatatgttttttgttttggttttgaaGCCGTTAATTTGAGTCCTTGACTGACTTTCAAATACAACTTAAGCACGTTTAAGCCTTTTACCGTTGAAATATATATAATACTGTTGTattttatgtaaaataataaacgttgcatttttatttttattgtcagCATATACACAAACAATCATATGAGAGGATCACACTCGCTAAACAAAGGGTTACATCAATTTCTTCTTCATGAAGTTCCATGTCCATATCCATATCGAAGTTATCGGGAGCTTATTCACTGGTTTCCGACCTCTTTTTTTTGGGAACTATTTCTTTGAGGAACGTTTCGTAGTATGGtttgtttttaatatattttaattGCTTCCTCAAATCATCCAACTTAGCTTGTGGCAAAGCGATTGGCTTTCTGTTAATTGGATCCGGTCAAACAACAGTTCTTATATTAGCACTCCCAAATATGAACTGTGACCAGGTTGGATTTGATATATCGTATTTGAGCTCAATACATCCGGGAAGTGTCGTTTGGTACCTGAAgcacataattttttgaaatctTAAACCATTACCATCACTATCAGGAGAAGgctttttgaacattttgtccAAATCACCGGCAAAGTAAACCGAGcgtttgaagatttttccagatattcgACAGATTCGGGAAGAATCCCTTGATGAGTGGACGGAAGAGATGATATGGTTAAGCTTTGGTTCTGTTCGGGTATCGCCACACAAATTTATCGTCTTTTCCGTTGCTAACTTCTTCGGAGTATTACTTTTCGGCATAGCCAGATCTAATGGAACATCGCTAGTGTGGATCGTTAAATTTAAAGGTTGCTCGTTCTCAATCATTGATACTGACAGATCTAGTGGAAGTGTTTGTCGGGGATCAGTGAATGTTATGACTCCGCTTCTTCTTATCGGCGTTGACGATATAATCATCGAAACACCTTCGAGGAAAGTGTTGTTTGTAGTTTTGTTTACAAATTCTACTTCCTCGAAATTTGCAACCGTGGGAGTATCAGCAACTATACTTGCCACCTCTTCCCCAACTGGAGGGTCAGAAATACCAGCGGCCACTGAAAAAGAAAATAGTACATTGCTTTGTGTATAGACAAAACAGTAAGTTGAGGTAATACTTACGAAGATGTAAGTCGAATCCTGTTGACGAGAACATTATTACAAATCGTAAATCGATCAGTAGTATTCGGGAGGTTTGCTTTTTTGCCGTTCACTCTGTTTGTTTATGTTTGTTTTCGTACAGTTTTTGAGCCGTTGAATGAATTTTGAATATAGCGTAAGCGTTTACtgttaaattgtaaaaaaattaagctATTTAAAAAAGCTTTGTCACTGGGATCTACTAATAGGTGGTTTGAACTAAAGGGCTCAAAAACGCTTACGTTGTATTTGAAAGTCAGTCAAGGACTTAAGATAAAGGCTGAAaagccaaaacaaaacaaacatgtgAAGTTAACGGCGCAAAGCAAAGGACTTGAAAGCCAAATcaaatcatttttattatttggCTTTCAAGTCCTTTGCTTTGCGCCGTTTACCTCAACATGTTTGCTTTGTTTTGGTTTTGCAGCCGTTAATTTGAGTCCTTCACTGACTTTCAAATATAACGTAAGCACGTTTGAGTCTTTtaatatataatattataaCAAAGTTTTCATtggttttactgtttttgttaGCAATGTTGCACAGGttacttacaaaaaaaatagtgATGCAAGAAGTCCATTATTGTTTGAAGGATCAGGCAATAACAATTATgtacaaaaattggaaaaaacgaCCAACCACAAATTTGAcatattaaatattaatattaaattttttacatttgaTACGATAACTCTTTGGTTGGAAATCGACATCAATAAAGTCAATAAAGcctatacaataataaaatcctCCTAAAATAACTCACAAGATTATATAAGGACAAAAAGTAAAGGTCCGGAATGCCAATTCAAGCGCTTAATGCAGCTAAGCCGTAAACTGAAGCAAAGGGCGTGAAAACCATTCGTTTAATATGGATTGTGCGCCGTTTACTGTGAACTATAATAAcataattttgataatttttttcgaatataaaCTCACAATAGCGTAAAGAATGAATAATAAGGATGCTATTTATACAATAAAACGAAAAACATGAATTTGGCTTTacggccctaatcatatgttagtCGAGATTTCATCCATTTACATTTGTTTCATTGGACTATTTACATAAAAAGCAATACTTTTAATCAGCCGCAATTAGTCGTATTTCGAGATACAGGTTTAACTACGAACTTGAGTCATAcaaagaattggggtaaaacgggttcaCACGTATTGTGTGGTCATTCTAACTATTTGCATTCGATTCCTTTGACTATTTTACATAGGAAGTAATACTTTTGATCAGCCGTTATCTATCGTTTTCTTAGATGTAGAGCCAAGTTTAACTTGAGTTATacgaagaattggggtaaaacgggctCACATGTTTCACGTGGTTATTTTGCGCTCGGCAATAGATTCCTTGGccttttttacataagaaacactAGTCTTGATCAGCTGGGTGTAGCCTCTTCTGAAACGTAGAGTCAGGTTTAACTACGAAATTGAGTCATagaaagaattggggtaaaacgggttcaTGTGCTTAGTACGGTTATTTTGACTATCCGCAATCAATTGAATAGACGTTTGCATATAGAAAAATACAACTTGTGATCAACAGCATTCAGCACACAATTCAAGATGTTTAATTGAAAATTATGCGAAGAATAAGGGTAAAACGGATTCACACGTAAAGTGTGGTCATTCTAACTATTTGTATTCGATTCCTTGGACTATTTTACATTAGAAGTAgtacttttgatcagccgcattGAACCACTTTTCAAAATGTAGAGCCAAGTTCAACTGCAAACTTTAGTTTtaggaagaattggggtaaaacgcgtCCCACGTTTCGTGCAATCATTTTCACTAGTAACAATTGATTCCTTGGACTTTTTTACATAATTAATGCTTGCTTTGGTAAGACGCATTAGGTTTTTTCCCGAGATATAAGGTCAACCttgaaaataaactcaaacAAAAGGGAGATTTGGGGTAAAATGAGCGATTAAATAGcttcaatcgattccccagacatttttacataaataacatacattttagaaaacctctaactattgagcaaatcgaactcgctgctagcagagctccacttgtAGGCCAAGCTTTGGGTGCTATCTATGTCGATGCAACCAGACCTTCCTCTCGGCTTAAGTCATCTTTCAATCCGGAACCCGACGGATTCCCCTTCGTTATCCTGAAAAGGCATATCGAAGCTTTGATTTGAGTTTTGGAGCATCCATTACTAGAGGAGTTTTCCCATGTTGCTGGAAATACGCGAACATGTTCACAGTCCACAAGAAGGGTAATAAGCGAGGcgtcaataattaccgtggaataacttcattgagtgctgtttCGAAGTTGTTTGAGCTGGTCATTATGGAACCTCTCCAGGCTCattgtaagcagtacctaagtgacgaacAACACGGCTTCACGTCCGGACGGTCAACAGCATCTAACCGACTTATCTGTTGTTTTCGATAAGATagatcacgatatcgcaatcgcaaAAATGAAGAGCTTTGGAACAAATGGTAGTGTTTTTCTGTTGTTTCTATCCTACCTCACAGACTgagagatagcggttgtcataggagaCTGCCAGGCCCCTATATTCACTTCTACATCAGGAgtacctcaaggaagtcacttgggaccgttgatgtttctgctatacTTCATTGATGTACATCTAGCtctgaagactccacgattgTCCTTCGCAGATGACCTCAAGATGTTTCAACTAATtcgttcaattgaagattgcagctTGATGTCTTTGCTGATTGGTATAACACGAACCGCATGTGCGTGAACCCGAAGAACTGTTCGGTAATATCTTTTTCGGTTTTAACTACCTGTACGTATCTTTACATGAAGAACCAAAAAttcggatacgcaattgcattattGCAGGGcggtaatatttcaaaaaaatgagGTTCtctaatcggattcacaaagatcacacgaataatactcagcacgctgaatagggGTCATGTGCTATTTGAGTTTGCAATATCCTGtaagtgccctgactagaatactgcgattgtgcttggaaaaatacGCAACCATCTAAGCCGCAAgctcaaaattaaacatcagaagCGAGGTCCGCGCGAACATTCAAAACTCCACGCGAATGTACATATGACCGCATGGCTTTACAAACGAATTTATATACGCGAAGTTACATGGATGCTAACACGCGACAAGCAAACGCGACgtgatcaaacacgttaacatacaatcgcttgagcccttcgcgaacGCGAACCACTAATCAAAATCGAATACGTACGTGCTCAATGTGAAACACTCTAACACAGAAACATTAAAAAAGTAACGCTTATGCAATCAAGAAACGTCCACGCAATGTTCAAACAGACACATACCAAAGCGCACAAGCAAACGAACGCTCATTAAACGTCGCAGACTCGCACACATACTGAAAACAATCGAAGTACATTTCCAAACGTAGAACTTGTTATTTCGTTGATCGTCATTGTTTTGCGTTGATATTGCTCATATACGACACCACATTCTAGTACCTTTGTTAAGAATGAATGGAACCCGAAAGTCCCCACCCTAGGCCCTAGCAGCCTATGACGAAACAAATAAATTATTCGGCATTAGATCGCCTTATAATCGAAGTGCCAAAACTTCATCCATGATTTACTAAGAATGCGCTGATATCGTGTGAGCATGTTCCTAATGGCGATTAACGTCTACGGTTGGTGGCATAGTCAACTGTATCATACCGAtaaaacgaagtcgaaacgttaCTCCCGATTTTTTGAGAACACGGTGATCTTGATATACTTAGTCGCAATTAGCAGATTATCCCTAGAATATAAAATAAGAGAATATTTACACCCTGAAGCAAACCACGACTCTACTTCAAACGGAACAAACACTGCTCTCCTGAAGGTAAATGAATGAATCAGATCTACGGCATACTGACAATCAGCTACAATACCAAAGGGCTAACAACAATCTtcttgaacaataaaaaaaagtcacGCAAAATTACCGAatataaaaaaagtaaaaaccaCTCACCTTAACCCTAAATCACGCAGCATCGCCTTCACTCGGTGTTTGATAATCGGAATACCGTCAGCCGAATGCAACCCTCGACCGGTGATGATGAACAGCTCCTTGTACTGTTGCTGTCGATGCTTTAGCCTTCCAGCTTGTTCGGCCAGGAAAATCTCCAAACACCGGAGGGCTTCCTCCGAGTGCAGATAATGCAAATCCAGCACGTCAACGTTGTTCAGCGTCAGCTTGTGCACCTCCATGATCGCATTCGAAGCCTTACTGTTGAACATATCGATCTTTGTCCGATGCAATCGGGCTATTTGGGCGTAGTACTCCGCCACTCCAGCCATCCCCCGCTGGATTGCGTTACGTGCCTTCTCGTGACATTCGTTTTTCAGCTCCTGGTGATGCTGAGCCAAATTGCGACACTCTTCTGCCGTTCTCAAGTGCAGGTTGATGGCGTCCTCGCCGGTGATTCGTCCGTTCGTGTCCTGTTCCGCTAGGTTTTCGGCAGGTACTGCCATCGGTGGGGAAGGTGGTTTGTGTTTTTCAATTTCTGCCCGTTTTAGCAGAGCTTCTCTTTCGCGAGCAATTTGGTTGCGCAGTTCTTCCGGTATCGAGTTGTTAAGTACCTTCACCGTATCGTGGAATTTGTTGTCGTGCGCGTGTAGGATTTCGGTCAGGACGGTGTGTTCTACGCTGGGGAACATTTCAGCTAGTTTCTGGCGGGTCATTTGTGATGCCAGATCTTGGGGGACATGCTTAATCCAGCCATTGATCTCGTTCCGATATGCCGCCAGAGCATGCTCCATTTCGATTATGTCGTTTAGATTAGGGGTATCCGAGGGATTGTCGATGAATAAGGCAGGATATCGTTGTCGAGCTTCAAATTGTTGAGCCATGTGAACGTCTTTCTTCAATGTGCTGAGTTTCTTCTCTTCGCTTAGACTGTAAGCGGAGTCCATGAAGGAAAGATACAGCTGTTCGGCCATTTCGTTGGTCACGAACACCTTTGtctgttctgcagttagttcatCGATTGAAACCGATTTCAAGGCATGTTTATCTTTAAAAATTTCGTGGAGTTGTTTCACAAGATCTACCCCTAGCGTTACTTCCAACACTTCTGGAACCGGTTCGGTAGCTTCCTCTATGCAGGTTATTTCAGGCTCTGCAAAATTGCGATTGGCTTCCTCCTTACTAATGATTCCTTTTGCGGCTCGAATCTGCTGAATATGGTCCGAATAGTGTTCCTTCCCTAGAACTACGAACGCTTCCAGTTGTTTCTTTGCTTGCTGTAAATCTCCCGATAAtggtttttctttcttttttataGTATTTCGTGGCGAACCGGAACTCACCGTGGATCGATCCGTTTCATAACCTCCTGTAGACGGTACTTGCAAAGCTTGTGTTTCATTACAATTACAGTCAAACTGACCGCCGTCGGTTTCCGTCTCTAACCCTTCTTTGCCTTGTTCAAAGTCGTATATCTTTTGTTCCTCCAATAGCAAATTGGCAGTCCAGTCGCCATCTCCGTTGCACTTCTCGAACAAATCCCACAAATAGTGCGCTGGAATTTGCGGGTAAAGGTTGCAAATTTCCGAAAAACTAGCATTCTCGTTCTGACAGCCCCTCCGGTGCTTCACCAGAGCAATTCTGCTCTCATCGGATTTTTTCTTGTTACTCTGCCTTACCGGGGTGACACCGGTTGAATTTTCCGGTGTACGCCATTCGACAGGGATCGTCACATTCGCCAGCAGAAATGAGGTTCGATCTGAAATCGAATTTTGCTCGGAGGGCTTTGCTCGTGGAGTTTTAGGAGGGCTCGGAACCGAATTCGTAATCTGCTCACCAGAGTCCGGTTTCAGCCAGAATGATACGCTTTCCTCGTCGTACGGTTTCCAGCTAGATTCCGTATCCGATGGCCATTTCCACTGGGGGTTATCACTTTCGCCAGATAATGGGATCGATTGAACGGCAAGTACTTGGTTCGTGTTTGGATTTTCGAACGTTGGAACACTGGTGCTGGCAGAGGCAGCCAACACGTGTTTTGGAGTGTTTTGCCGTGGTGGTTTCGGAATGGGACTGTCCGTTTGACTGGTGGAGCCATTGTTAGGGTCGTGAGGTAAAGGTGGTCCATCGTTCGAAGCATCCCAATCGACGGTCGTCCAATCTTGGTTTTCCGTATCCGACTGGACAATTTCCACGACAGGTTCCTGCAAAGAGAGATACATTTTACCAAGATTACAATCATCAGTAGGAAAATCAGTGAACAGTGAAATTGAACTGATTTCCATCGAGCATATCTCCCGgcgaaataattttgaaattttatgaaatgaCCATTCTTTAAttcaaacagttttgtttcCAGTTTGTGTACGAATTCAAAGCATATATTTTTGTACCGTTCGGTTCCGTCACTTTCTCTGCGCTAACATGGAAGAATTCGGATTAAACAACTTTGCGCAAACCAAGTTCACACTCACGCTCACTGACGCTTCCCCTTTGCCTTTACCTTCTGCAGCAAATCTTCCTTCACGATTGGAAAATGCCTCTTCTTCGGAGGCAAACAAAGTGCGTGTTCCAGCTTGCACAGAGTGTACAGCTCCGTCACATCCTTCAACTTTTCGTAGTTTCCCAGAATAATCTTAATCTTGTACTCCGGCACCCCGTGTACGGTCTTAGCTGACAGTCCCTTCGCGTTGTTCTTCCAATGGGTAACCGGTTCCATCACTTCCAAATAGTACCCATGCTCCGCCGCCATCTGTACGTACGCGTACATCTCCCACAGCTTTATGTTGGTATTGTCCACCACGATCGGACTCCATCCGTCTCGGGCTTTTGCCTGGACATTGTTCTGATTGAACCGATGGGCATCCTCGATTCTGTCCGATTGATACCGGTACACCCCGTTGACTAGAAAATAGTCATCCGCACTGAAAATGTGATTTCGATAGTCACCATTTCCGACTGTCTTATCGATCAGAGCTCGCGAAAGATGCGATTTGCCTGAACCGGGAGCACCGCGCATCAGCACCATAACCCGGTAGCCTTTATTGATTATTTCCACTGTGGACTCAAAATTCGGTGGCCATAGATCGTTTCGACGACCGGCATTTTTAGAGGCACGTTGTGGTTGTGAGGCACCGCCAAAACCTTGATTGTTTTTTTGAATAAATGACGCAAAACTATGTGGCTCTGATGCTTTTGCTGTTTGGAGTACCGTCTTTTTTATGGCACCGGTCGAGACAGTTGGTTTTGGTTCCGAGGCAGGCATAATCAGCAAATCTTTTTCTACTCTGCACAGTTGGTCTTTGGTTTCACTGGTTTCCTGATGGTTGAGAAGCGCTTCGATGCATTCTTCCACTGCAATCGTTTCAAAACAATAGATAGGGAAGTAAAATCATTAATAATGTTTACCGAGCGGAGGTCATCAACTGACTCAATACTCAAGGTGGATCAAAGTTCTATGAAAACACTTACGATCGTTGTTATATCGCTGCACCGTCGTCTGAATTCGATGCTGGTCGATGTAATCGCCAAACATATCAGTCAGATGCGCCAATATTTCGTCACTTTGCATCTTGGCAGGATTTTTGCGGTTATTGTCACCAGTATCGTGTTGTTTGATTATAGCTGTGAGTCAACTGATTGGATCTCACTTTTACAATTTCAAGGTCGAAACACTTCGCAGTCAACACTTTTGAAGCACAATAATTACGAACATAAGCAAAAACACAAGCTCGAAATTTGGTGTCCGATTTCAAACAATGACTAATAATCTAATCACTCCCAACAATCTTCTACATAACACAACGAATCGATAGCGGGTAGATACCAATTTTTATCTAAACGTTAGAACAAAGCGAATCTCTATTTTCAGAATGAAAATAATTTGTATTAttgtcgagattttattcgatGCTAATGGAGATGCAAAAGTAAAATGAATAACAAACATTCAACACCTTCAGAACGCTTTCAACTTCTTTTTGCCGCCGCTGAGAACTGTCAAACAATCAGAGACTCGGAACGATTACACGGTAAATGTGGACTGCACATTATATGGCTATACATTATAAACTTTACCGGGATATTTTTAACCCTGTTCATATgcattttttgtcttttttactgccatttttttccaaattcgtTTCACTTTGTCTTAAATTTGCTGataatagccaacaaaatcgatgcaGTAGAACATTGCGGTAATTAGAGCATACTAACagaattcgtttggtttgatgaaggcAATTATATCCTTTGAGTTGTCATCGAAAACGATTAATAATTTCACGGTTTCCAAGAGGCATCGGTAGCAGTGATCTAGATTCAGAGATTGAGATTACTCTAGAACTGTATGTTGTACcaaatacatatttgtatttagTTGTACGTTTACTCTCTAGCTTTACACGATCGGTTAAAGTATTCGTTCGGTCGAGTCGTTGCTAGAATAGTCGCTGTCACTTCATTGTCAATCGGGTTGTCAAAAATTAATCGAGCTATTCAGTTCGGGCTAAAGGGACCGTTCAtgaaccacgtagaccgaaatttgagaatttttaacccccctcccccctagtagaccttagtagacttttaccaaatacaaatatgttaatacggaatgctctgatgATTTTTCGTGGACACGTTTTAAGCTACCCTGTACCTGAAAAGGTACAGTGTCAAAGTGACAGCGTACTTTGATACAAATATATAGAAAACTAGGACCACTGTAGACCGCATAAACAATCTATAACAGCGTTACCATGGATAAGATTTAttatttagaaaatatcgaatagAGAGTTTCAATTGAAAATGTGTGATGggaattcaaaaataaatacTTTGTGACGACCAACGTGCTAATTTTTCAAATTAGTGGTGAATTTATCAGTAGCACAAATCCTTCGAGGACGGCCGGGAAATCATCGAAGACCAACTCGCGGAAACTGTCGACATCGAAATGTCCTGCATAGCAAATTGTTGCACAATACGGTGCGGCAAATTTGGATCTAGCTCCGCCCACGTTTTATTTTGCTTCAACCTGAATGGTTTTCTCCTGGGCGACTTTCATCTTCGACTTGTTCCCGGCTGTTCTTGACGGCCTTGTGCCCCTGGTAGGTTTGCAACCAGGACGGAACTGCATGTCCGTAGGCCTTTAAAAGAAGGACTTGAGTCCTTTTTTTAATGAGATTCACATAAAACTTAATTGCTTAGTGCTACTTTATCGAGCGTAACGTTTTTACAACTCTAATTAAGTAACAGCACAAGAACCACTTACATGTCAAGCGATGCTACCCCAACTACTAACGTCAGC encodes:
- the LOC131686051 gene encoding uncharacterized protein LOC131686051 isoform X1, with the translated sequence MFSSTGFDLHLLAAGISDPPVGEEVASIVADTPTVANFEEVEFVNKTTNNTFLEGVSMIISSTPIRRSGVITFTDPRQTLPLDLSVSMIENEQPLNLTIHTSDVPLDLAMPKSNTPKKLATEKTINLCGDTRTEPKLNHIISSVHSSRDSSRICRISGKIFKRSVYFAGDLDKMFKKPSPDSDGNGLRFQKIMCFRYQTTLPGCIELKYDISNPTWSQFIFGSANIRTVV
- the LOC131686051 gene encoding uncharacterized protein LOC131686051 isoform X2, whose translation is MFSSTGFDLHLLAAGISDPPVGEEVASIVADTPTVANFEEVEFVNKTTNNTFLEGVSMIISSTPIRRSGVITFTDPRQTLPLDLSVSMIENEQPLNLTIHTSDVPLDLAMPKSNTPKKLATEKTINLCGDTRTEPKLNHIISSVHSSRDSSRICRISGKIFKRSVYFAGTKRHFPDVLSSNTIYQIQPGHSSYLGVLI
- the LOC131686049 gene encoding uncharacterized protein LOC131686049, which gives rise to MQSDEILAHLTDMFGDYIDQHRIQTTVQRYNNDLEECIEALLNHQETSETKDQLCRVEKDLLIMPASEPKPTVSTGAIKKTVLQTAKASEPHSFASFIQKNNQGFGGASQPQRASKNAGRRNDLWPPNFESTVEIINKGYRVMVLMRGAPGSGKSHLSRALIDKTVGNGDYRNHIFSADDYFLVNGVYRYQSDRIEDAHRFNQNNVQAKARDGWSPIVVDNTNIKLWEMYAYVQMAAEHGYYLEVMEPVTHWKNNAKGLSAKTVHGVPEYKIKIILGNYEKLKDVTELYTLCKLEHALCLPPKKRHFPIVKEDLLQKEPVVEIVQSDTENQDWTTVDWDASNDGPPLPHDPNNGSTSQTDSPIPKPPRQNTPKHVLAASASTSVPTFENPNTNQVLAVQSIPLSGESDNPQWKWPSDTESSWKPYDEESVSFWLKPDSGEQITNSVPSPPKTPRAKPSEQNSISDRTSFLLANVTIPVEWRTPENSTGVTPVRQSNKKKSDESRIALVKHRRGCQNENASFSEICNLYPQIPAHYLWDLFEKCNGDGDWTANLLLEEQKIYDFEQGKEGLETETDGGQFDCNCNETQALQVPSTGGYETDRSTVSSGSPRNTIKKKEKPLSGDLQQAKKQLEAFVVLGKEHYSDHIQQIRAAKGIISKEEANRNFAEPEITCIEEATEPVPEVLEVTLGVDLVKQLHEIFKDKHALKSVSIDELTAEQTKVFVTNEMAEQLYLSFMDSAYSLSEEKKLSTLKKDVHMAQQFEARQRYPALFIDNPSDTPNLNDIIEMEHALAAYRNEINGWIKHVPQDLASQMTRQKLAEMFPSVEHTVLTEILHAHDNKFHDTVKVLNNSIPEELRNQIAREREALLKRAEIEKHKPPSPPMAVPAENLAEQDTNGRITGEDAINLHLRTAEECRNLAQHHQELKNECHEKARNAIQRGMAGVAEYYAQIARLHRTKIDMFNSKASNAIMEVHKLTLNNVDVLDLHYLHSEEALRCLEIFLAEQAGRLKHRQQQYKELFIITGRGLHSADGIPIIKHRVKAMLRDLGLRCVELNPGFLKIKLYNNTDMLDRLMVSNG